TCTACAAAATATCCTTTTTCTAATAAATATCTAACTAACTCATAAGTAACCTTTCCCTGTCCTGAACCATATCTTACAATATTATGTGATATAATAGCAATTCTCATTGTTTGATAATGCGGGCAGTTAGAGTTTTTTATCCAGCTCCACTGTAATAGATAATGTTTATATGTCTTGCGGTAGTTAATCTGCCTATCAGGTATGAATTATTAGAAACCATTAAACGATAGTCTTAGGGATTATTATACCGCGTTTATAACAAATTTTTCTTCCTTTTTATCTAAATACCCCATCGCAACCTTATTATCGTGGTCGAAAATCAACAACCAGTGTTCCTCAAATGCTTTTTGTAGAATCTCTTTTTTATTTTTCATTATTTCTAAAGGATACAAATCATAAGCCGACGCGTACGACTTGTTTAAAAAAGAAACCGTAGGAATAAAATCTCCAAGATAAATTGCCTTATTCCCATCCGATTCTATAAGAACAGCTTGATGATAAGCTGTATGTCCACCCGTAACTAAAGTCTTTACTCCAGGACAAATTTCTACCTCTCCTTCTATTAAATTAAGCAAATCATATTCCTTAATAGGTAAAAAGTTTTCTTTCAAATAACTTACTTTGGCTCGTTCATTTGGATTCATTGCTTCTTCCCATTCACCTTTTTGTATAATATATTTAGCATTCTTAAATGTAGGTGTCAAAACACCACCCTCAATACAAGTATTGCCCCCACAGTGGTCAAAATGTAAATGAGTATTTATTACAATGTTTATATCTTCCGGTTTTATTTTCTCAAGCAGCCAATCTTCCTTACGAATTATTCCATATATTTTCTTTAGTTTATCTCCTAATTTATCTCCAATCCCTGTATCTATAAGTATATTCTTATCTCCTGTTCGTATTAAAAGACAATTAAGCGATAACTCTATCCTGTTTAATTCGTCTGAAGAATTATATTTATTCCATAAAACCTTTGGTACTACCCCAAACATAGCTCCACCATCTACTAAAAACGTTCCTTCACATAAAACCGTTAAATCAAATTTTCCAAATTCCATAGGAAGCCCTTGAGTCCGCCTGAAGCGGACGATTAGGGATTCTTATCCCCTCCGGATAGGAAGCCCTTGAGTCCGCCTGAAGCGGACGATTAGGGATTCTTATCCCCTCCGGATAGGAAGCCCTTGAGTCCGCCTGAAGCGGACGATTAGGGATTCTTATCCCCTCCGGATAGGAAGCCCTTTCCAGCTATGCCTGATACCCAGCGATTCTGCTGAGTTAATTTTTAAGCATAATTACTTTTAATAATAAGTTTTCTTTTTCACAGGAATCCCTAATCCCCACTTTGGTAAGTAAAGGGCTTCCTGTAAGTTTAATAAAATAAATACCATTGCTGACAGAAATACCTGTTTCATTACAACCATCCCAATTTAATTCATACTTCCCGGGTTTAAAACTCTTATTTATTACCGTTTTAACAAGTTTACCACTTAAATCATACACGGCAATGTTGATTTTTGTTTCTGATTTCCTAATATTAAATTTTACATATGTCTTTTTATAAAAAGGATTCGGTTGGCTTTTAAAGTCTATAATGTTAGAAAGTTCCAACGCTTCTTTCCCTTTAATTGTAGTTTTTACTCCAAAAGCATTCATTATAGAATCGAGCATTTCAATCTTTACCGATTCTGTATTTATATCTGAAATTTTAAATCTATTGCACCATATTTTATAATCTTTTTCATAATAAAAGCCTGTAATAACGCCTGTAGTATCTTTAAATACGGCATTGCAATTCGAAGGGACAAACCATTCTTTCGTCAACGGCTTTGAAGATACAAACGAAACGCCCTTCCCCGACATATATGGCAAAGCAGGTTCTCGAATAATTTTCCCGTCTAAAAACTTATTTAAAAATGTATTGTTCCCCTCTATATAAATATTATAACCCGGTTGTAGAAAATATTCAAGAGAATCCAGTCCGGCAGTATCGCAAATAAAAATTGACTTAAAACCGGACATAGAATATTCCGCCATGGCAGGGAAAAAATTAAGGGAATTAATTTCCGCTCCCTTACAACTCAATTTTCTTAATATGCTGCTTATGATAGTATCTCCATGCGCAGAGCCTCCTGAATGGAAAACTATAAAATCACCTGTCCTTACATAACTATAAGTAGAGAAAGTATCGTTACTTGAATTTTCATCATAGGTTAAAAATACCTCAAAATTAAACTTATATTTAACTCCAATACCTTCTACAATCCATTCGGGAAAATTAATTGTTTTCTGTTCAAAAGCCCCAAGACTATCTATAAATACGCGTTCATTATAAATAATATTTTCGCTTGAATCTATCGTGCAATAAACCTCAAAATTCATTAACGATTTTGTTCCAAAATTTTTCACCAGACAAGTAGGAGAAAAAACTGTATCTAATGGCAAAAATCCTATAGGATTTTTTATTATACCAACATCCGTACCGGGAAATTTTTTAAAACTAAGCGAGGGATCCCCAAATATTTTAAACTCTTTTATCGTTATGCTATCCTGGGGGAAATTTAACTTATACCATATTTTTGCCTGCATAAAAGCTTCCCCTACATTATTTATTTCTGCTAAATACTTCAAAAAGATATAATTAAAACTTTGACTTCCTCCCGACAGTGAATCCTGCCACGGATACATATATACGGAAGAAGATTCCGGACAAACTATAGAAACTCCATTTTCTTTTAAGAATTTTTTAACATTAAAAGGAGCAAATACAAAAAAAGGTGTATTTGAAAATATCTTAAAATTACTTGTTTTTATTTCTTTGGACTCGGGAACTCCATCTCCATTATCCCACATCCACTGCTTACCAATACTTAAAAAATTAATTATGGAACATCCCCCCCCGGCAGTGGTGGTTGAATGCCCGTTAAAAATTTCTTCGCCTTTACATCCGGAATAATTCCAATATGGAGATACAACATTTTCCAGAAGATGCAATAAATCCTTTTTTGTTTCATAATCACCCTGCTCAAGACCTTTTTTTATCCCGCTACTTGTGGAACCGGCAGTAGCCGCTTCTACGAATAATATATTCTTATGCTCCTCTGCAAGCTCAAATTCTATTATGTGTTCAAGTATAGAAGTCACAATAATAGAATCCGTATATGGTATTCTTCCTGAAATTACGCCCTCTATTTCTTTAACAGGCTCGCCAATCACAAGTAAATATTTAGGTGAATATTTTAATTTTTTATCTCCGGTAATAATTTTTACTTTATACCCTATACTTTTCTTCCATTCAGCAAAAGATTTAACCGAAGGCAATAACTCTTCCGGCGTAATTATTACATAATCGTAAGGAGAAACTATTTTATTCGTATACCATTTCTGTAATTCCTCATAATTAACTACTTTGTCTTTTATTACACTGTCTAATGTTGTATCTACCATCAAAGACTCGGAAGGTACGTAATGATTTGCATAACTAAATTCTATTGTAACATTAGGGGAATAATAAAGCTTATTAGTATTTGCATTATAGGTATACGGATAAATTATTACTTCTGCTAAGTTATAATTACAAAATTTTATAGTTCTAAGATATTGACCCGGTTGTTGCGGAAAAATATAATTTGACTTACCAGTAGAATCATCGTTTATTAAACCATTTTTTGAGTAAAATTCTTCTTCTTTTACAAGTGTCCCTGAGGTTCTGGGATAGTATGGAACACTTAACAACGAACTCTCTCTCGTTACTTTACAATCTATAACCTCACTTCCGGGAGGTATCGCCACCCATACCAACTTACATGGTAATTGAGGTTTACCTGGTTCTATTGTTACACCAAAATCGTGCGGGGCAATATTAAGATGATGTGATGTTTGGTTTGTAATCTCGTAATCAGGAATATGAATTCTATAAATATTTGCAAATGTATATGAAGTACAAAAATAAAACAAACAAAACAAAAAGACTTTTCTCATTATAAAATCTTAAATTTTAATTAGTTATTTAAACATATAGTTTAACTGTATCCCGTTTGATTCAATATTTAAACCATAATTTTTGGGAACCTTGTACGCTACTATAAGTGCGCTTACCAAACGGTTTGCTAATGCTATCCCTATACAATATCCTGCTTTTTGTATTATATCTCGTTCCGTTTTTCTTAGTCCCCTGAACTCATCCCATTTATTCATATCCGTCCATTTCCAACTCAAACTGTCAGAAACACTATTTTCTTCTATATACTTTAATCGTTCTTCTTGAGCATTAGGTAAAGTATCGGGATAATAAGCCCTCGCTTCTTCACGAATCATAGTATTATACACTTCAATACTTTCATACCACTCCATTGCATCATAATATGTGTTTTTTATATCCTTACTAATCTGGTATTCCGGAAATTGTCGTGTATTCATTTTAGAATATAAATCATAATTATGCGCTAAATTACCCGCATACCACTTTGCGGTAAAATAAGTTGTCCATATCACACCCTCCGTTAAATACCCGCGAATTGCTCCTTTGGTATCCCCCAAATACTGTTCTCCTAACCCGGGTAAAAGAATAGACAACAAAATTCCCTTATTCGTAGCTTTTGGCTCCCCGTAAGACAAACCTGAACCTAACAACAGAATAATAAATAATATTTTCTTCATTCTATCCCCCTATCCCTGCCTGCTAGCAGGTAGGATTTCTTTAATTCGTTAGATTATTTCGCAACTGCAAATTTCTTAAATCTTGTATATTTTTTGCCGGCAATGTCTACCTCTACTCTACATATATACACTCCAAACGGCAACTCCGGCAATAAAACATCCTGATAATTATCTCCTGTTTTACCATTAAATTCCTTTACTATTCTACCTGCCAAATTTATAATCTTTATATCCACTTCATCTGCATTTCCGCTAAAATATCTCACATACCCGCTACTAATTATGGGATTTGGATAAATAAATAATTCTTTCTTCATAAAAACGTCTTCTGCCATTGGAGTAGAACCATAATTCCATTCCAATATTCTATTGTTCTCCCGATTTAAATGAAATTCAGGCCATTGTAAATTTCCGTACTTCTCGAAACTCCAACCATAAAGATTCCCGTCATCACTCCCGATAAATATATCCAGAATGCTGTCTTCATTTATATCGCAAAGCATCGGTGAACAATAAATTCCTCCACCTGTAGCAAAAGGAAACCCCGATAATATTCTCCCTGTATTGCTATATGCAATAACCACTCCATCCGGAGTTCCTATTACAAGCTCGGGTTTTTTATCATTATTTATGTCTCCAATTACAGGCGCTCCCCATAAATCACTGCTTGCGCCTGTATTAATAGGAAAACCTGATAAATTTGAACCCAAGTTGTTAAAACCATATATCTTATTTCCCAATGTCATTATAATATCCGGCACCGAATCCATATCAATATCAGCAATAACAGGGGACGAATAAAATGGTATTGTATCTAGTTCTCTATTCCATAACACTTTTCCACTATCATCTATACAATATATTTTTCTTTCCCCTGTGCATACAATAATTTCTTTTCTGCCATCATTGTTCAAATCACAAACTACGGGTGAACATGTAGTCGGAGCAATAAACGCATCCAATGCAATCCATTTAGTCGTGGTGTCAGGACCTATTGCCCATAGCCTGCCATCAAAACTTGTGGCATATAAAATATTACTTACCGAATCATAAACCGGAGTAGAATATATAGACTGATAAAGGTTTTTGGGATATCCGGGTATCATACCATCATTATTGAAAGCATATAACATCCCATCATTAGAACCAAATATAGCTTCCTGTTTACCATCCCCATTTATATCTGCCATTAAAGGAGTAGATGCTATTTCTCCTGTTGTTACATTGAACTTAGTTAATATTGCTTTACCATAAACATTCCACGCATGTATACGTCCTTCTATTTTAGTAAAAGAAGCTGATTCCGTTTTGCTGTTCTTCAGTTTTTTAACTGTATCGGTCGCCGCAAAAAATGGGGTAATTATTACATCAAGAGTGTCGTTTCCATCAATATCCCCGATAACGGGTGATGCCCAAATACGAGGATAAGAAGCAGATATAGTACGGAGCCAGAAAGTACTGCCGTCAGGATTTAAAGCCATCATAGTAATCATCTTCCTAACTTCATCCACAACTGCACAGAATATTCTCATCTTCCCATTGACTTTCACTGCTACAGGCGAATTTACATCAAAATAACTTCCGCATTTTACAGGAAAACCGGCAAGTTTATTATCAAATTTAATATTAAAACTCATTACGGTGTCCGGCAAACTTATATTCTCAATAAAAATATTGCTTATTCCACCACTGTTATCATTGGTATTTGGTGAAGTATAAGGCGTAAACTCGCCTAAATTCCCCTGATAAAACACATCGTATTTAGTCCCGTAAAAAGCCGCTTCCCCATCCACGACAAACTTCAAAGAAGTCTCAAAATCCTGTATCCCATCGGCTTCCTCCATATCTACACCCTTTGGGGAACCTGCATTTATAGCGTTCATAGCAGAATCTTTAGCGATTTTATCTCCATCTATATGCCATATGGCAAGCCCGCCATAACCTGAATCCGGTGGCAGCCCAAAATCATAATCGTAAAACCATGTCATTACTCCGTCTTTCCATACACGAACACTTGACGAATCAAGATGTAATGAAGAATCCGCGCTATATATCGTATCCTTAAATGCAGTGTCTTTACTCGGATAAGATACCAATCTTTCTTCAACTAAATAATATTCACCTGTGTTTATTGGAATATTGTAAACCTTTGGGACTGAACCTCCGATAAATCCGCCACGCCACAAAATTGGCACAGCGGTAGTATCTTTATTCAATACTGTAGGTGATATAAACCCTAATTTTGTAGCATTAAATGCATTAATATACGGAGGTACCATTCCATCTAAATTCCAGTTACCGGTTCCCATTAAATCCCAACCGCCAACCCCAATGGTCTTCCCTTCAGTATCATACAAATCAAACAATCCAAGTTGGTGCCCCGTTTCATGCGCTAATCCCCCCTGTAAAAAACTATATACCCCATCCTGAAAAGAAGTCTGCGGGTATAATATACCTTCATTTATTGCTACTGTCTGGTTATCCACCCATACAGGAGTACTAAAATAACCATCTACATTACTAATAAATGCCGCCGGTATGTCATAAGGTGTATCTCCCATATAATCTGTCTGCCAACATCCCCCTGCGTGAAAAATAACCACTGCCCCGGAATCACCCGAATATTTTGAAAAATTAATCTCGGGACTTGCTTTATCACAAGTAGTTACGGCATCTTTGAAAAGCGTAAGCAAGCCTCTCTCAAAATCCATTGGTTCTCCATAATAAAGTAACGAATATGGCAACTTATATGACGCACTTTCTCCATCAGGAACTATCTTAAACTCCAACCAGAGTGTATGTTCTGACACTGTCCACCAGTAATTCTGCAAACTTTCCATAAGATGTTTAAAATATGTTTTTGTATGAGGTGGGTCATAAAAAAGATTATGCCCCCCATCAAAAAATGGTTTATCCCATAAATGCTCGCTTGCCGAAATTTCCCTGTAACCAATAGTATGAGAACCAAGAGAATCATAAGGAAATTCGTTATGGTCTAAGTCCATAAGCCCGTTACCCGTCGTAAGAGAACTTGTATCTGTTTGAAATTCTGCCCTGATTGCAAGGATATAAAGAGTATCTACCCCTGCCTTACCTTTTTTATCTTGCAATTTCTTAAGTAAGTTTCTTTTTGATGGCTGCATATAATATTGCAATTTAGGCTGTTGCTGATACAATTTTTCAAACTTATCTGCTGCAAATTTTGAATTTTTTATACCCTGTGTCCTCAGATTTTTTAACTGCGTCAATTCTTTTGAATGCATAGATGATATAAGCAATAAAAAGCTTGTTAATATGATCACACAATCCCCCTATTTTCTATTATCTAATAATTTGAGTATTTTTCATTTATACGGAATGCTTTAGAATATAATATCCCTACAAAAAATCAAGTTTTATTTTAGAAATGTTTATTTATAACAACTTGCTATCAAAATAATGAAAAAATTGTAGGGCAAGGCGGAATTTATCCCGACCTGGCGTGATGTCTGCCCGTTTTTTTATTTATAGTAGGATAATTCCTGTCCGCTTTCATTTTTGTCCACTTGTTGTTTGTCATTCCTGCGGAGGAAGGAATCCATTCTGCCCGCCATAAGTAAACTTGCCCGAAAAAATAGATTTTTTATCTTGAGCGGAATAAATGAAAAACTATAAGTTTTCTATATCTTAAGATAAACGGAGGGAGAGGGATTTGTAGCAGACTCTTACATTACGCTTGCGAAATGTTAGAGGTCGCTATCCTGAGCCTGACGAAGGAAACCCCCGTTCCCGTTTTGTTTTACTACGGAGGGAGAGGGATTTGAACCCCCGTTCCCGTTTTAGCAGGAAACACGATTTCGAGTCGTGCACCTTCAACCACTCGGTCATCCCTCCATTGTATTTGTTTATAATGCTTTACAAGATTTCCCTAGTTTACCTCCAAAAGCCATTGTGCCATATTTCCTGTCCGCCTCAGTTTGTATCACTTTTACACCATTACTTTTTCATTACTTTCACTACATTACCGTTACTTTTCAGAACAAGACATATTATTGGCAACTAATCGCCAAATTATTTATGAGAACACGTTAATCATTCTTTTCTTTTTTGTGCAATTAATGTGCAATAAAATAATAAGCCCCTTCCTATTTTAGATTACATAATCTCCTTTTTTCTAAAGTCAAATGTTTTTTTCTCCTGCCACATTACTGAATTTTCACTATGTAAAAATCAATAAAATAACCTAATTAACCTATTCATTTCCACGAACTATGCGCTTTCCACACTTTGTTAAACTCACCCTTTTTCTTGATCGCGGTAAGGGGCTTAATAAGAAACTTTTCTATCTCATTTGCCGTAGTCACCAACTTTTCCGGCGCATTTTTGATATCTCCTTTTTTCAAAAAAGCCTTCCAGAGTGTTTGTCTGTCGGATTTTTCATCGTAGATTTCTTCAGCAAACAAAGGGCTCTCTTGCGGAAGAGGAGTTTTACGATGTTTGAAAGTTCTCTTTAATGCTTCGGAGAGCTGTGCGCCGTTAAAATCAAATTGGTGTATCATAATCCATATATCATAGAAATCTTTCATTCGGCTGTTAAGAAGACCAAGTCTAATCATTGCTTCAAACTTTTCACTTATAACGCTTTCTGCCGGATACCCTTTCAGATGAGGTTTTGGAAAATCCAAAATAACAGGATAATCAATAACTTTAGACTTTGGGTATATAACATCTCCAAATCCTATATCAATTTGCATCGGTATACGGGAACGTTCCAGAAATCCTGTAAGTTTTATGCGCACACCTTCGTAATCCGCATCTTCTTTTATCTTTTGCCCTTTTACTGTCTTTGAATCAAATACAAGCCCATCCGGAGTCACCGCCACACCACAAATATCCTTAATAACTTTTTCAATAGTTGCTATCTGATTATCATAACGCGCTAAAAAATCTATATCAAGAGTTGTTCTTCGTTCGGGAATTTGCCATACGGTAAACATCAGCGCTCCTTTCAGAATGAAGTTATCCGCATATTTGGAACGGCTGAATCTATAGAGGAATCTTTCCATCCCATAATATTGCAGGATTTCTGAAAACGGGCAGTTAGCTTTTTGTGCTTTATTTTGAAGCAAATCCCATATAGAAGCTTGCAAGTTTTTAATATCTTTTTTCAAAGCATAGCCTCCAGTATTGGTTTTATTATATTATCAACACGGCAAATCTTAGCATATTGCATAATTTCTTTCGGCTTTATATTCTTTTCCTTAATAGCTACTTTAAGGGCTTCCCGCACAATGTTCATACCAATTTTATTACGGAATTTACAACAGTCGGCAAGCGTTT
Above is a window of bacterium DNA encoding:
- a CDS encoding nucleotidyl transferase AbiEii/AbiGii toxin family protein, translating into MKKDIKNLQASIWDLLQNKAQKANCPFSEILQYYGMERFLYRFSRSKYADNFILKGALMFTVWQIPERRTTLDIDFLARYDNQIATIEKVIKDICGVAVTPDGLVFDSKTVKGQKIKEDADYEGVRIKLTGFLERSRIPMQIDIGFGDVIYPKSKVIDYPVILDFPKPHLKGYPAESVISEKFEAMIRLGLLNSRMKDFYDIWIMIHQFDFNGAQLSEALKRTFKHRKTPLPQESPLFAEEIYDEKSDRQTLWKAFLKKGDIKNAPEKLVTTANEIEKFLIKPLTAIKKKGEFNKVWKAHSSWK
- a CDS encoding C25 family cysteine peptidase, with the protein product MRKVFLFCLFYFCTSYTFANIYRIHIPDYEITNQTSHHLNIAPHDFGVTIEPGKPQLPCKLVWVAIPPGSEVIDCKVTRESSLLSVPYYPRTSGTLVKEEEFYSKNGLINDDSTGKSNYIFPQQPGQYLRTIKFCNYNLAEVIIYPYTYNANTNKLYYSPNVTIEFSYANHYVPSESLMVDTTLDSVIKDKVVNYEELQKWYTNKIVSPYDYVIITPEELLPSVKSFAEWKKSIGYKVKIITGDKKLKYSPKYLLVIGEPVKEIEGVISGRIPYTDSIIVTSILEHIIEFELAEEHKNILFVEAATAGSTSSGIKKGLEQGDYETKKDLLHLLENVVSPYWNYSGCKGEEIFNGHSTTTAGGGCSIINFLSIGKQWMWDNGDGVPESKEIKTSNFKIFSNTPFFVFAPFNVKKFLKENGVSIVCPESSSVYMYPWQDSLSGGSQSFNYIFLKYLAEINNVGEAFMQAKIWYKLNFPQDSITIKEFKIFGDPSLSFKKFPGTDVGIIKNPIGFLPLDTVFSPTCLVKNFGTKSLMNFEVYCTIDSSENIIYNERVFIDSLGAFEQKTINFPEWIVEGIGVKYKFNFEVFLTYDENSSNDTFSTYSYVRTGDFIVFHSGGSAHGDTIISSILRKLSCKGAEINSLNFFPAMAEYSMSGFKSIFICDTAGLDSLEYFLQPGYNIYIEGNNTFLNKFLDGKIIREPALPYMSGKGVSFVSSKPLTKEWFVPSNCNAVFKDTTGVITGFYYEKDYKIWCNRFKISDINTESVKIEMLDSIMNAFGVKTTIKGKEALELSNIIDFKSQPNPFYKKTYVKFNIRKSETKINIAVYDLSGKLVKTVINKSFKPGKYELNWDGCNETGISVSNGIYFIKLTGSPLLTKVGIRDSCEKENLLLKVIMLKN
- a CDS encoding MBL fold metallo-hydrolase, with amino-acid sequence MEFGKFDLTVLCEGTFLVDGGAMFGVVPKVLWNKYNSSDELNRIELSLNCLLIRTGDKNILIDTGIGDKLGDKLKKIYGIIRKEDWLLEKIKPEDINIVINTHLHFDHCGGNTCIEGGVLTPTFKNAKYIIQKGEWEEAMNPNERAKVSYLKENFLPIKEYDLLNLIEGEVEICPGVKTLVTGGHTAYHQAVLIESDGNKAIYLGDFIPTVSFLNKSYASAYDLYPLEIMKNKKEILQKAFEEHWLLIFDHDNKVAMGYLDKKEEKFVINAV
- a CDS encoding T9SS type A sorting domain-containing protein, producing the protein MIILTSFLLLISSMHSKELTQLKNLRTQGIKNSKFAADKFEKLYQQQPKLQYYMQPSKRNLLKKLQDKKGKAGVDTLYILAIRAEFQTDTSSLTTGNGLMDLDHNEFPYDSLGSHTIGYREISASEHLWDKPFFDGGHNLFYDPPHTKTYFKHLMESLQNYWWTVSEHTLWLEFKIVPDGESASYKLPYSLLYYGEPMDFERGLLTLFKDAVTTCDKASPEINFSKYSGDSGAVVIFHAGGCWQTDYMGDTPYDIPAAFISNVDGYFSTPVWVDNQTVAINEGILYPQTSFQDGVYSFLQGGLAHETGHQLGLFDLYDTEGKTIGVGGWDLMGTGNWNLDGMVPPYINAFNATKLGFISPTVLNKDTTAVPILWRGGFIGGSVPKVYNIPINTGEYYLVEERLVSYPSKDTAFKDTIYSADSSLHLDSSSVRVWKDGVMTWFYDYDFGLPPDSGYGGLAIWHIDGDKIAKDSAMNAINAGSPKGVDMEEADGIQDFETSLKFVVDGEAAFYGTKYDVFYQGNLGEFTPYTSPNTNDNSGGISNIFIENISLPDTVMSFNIKFDNKLAGFPVKCGSYFDVNSPVAVKVNGKMRIFCAVVDEVRKMITMMALNPDGSTFWLRTISASYPRIWASPVIGDIDGNDTLDVIITPFFAATDTVKKLKNSKTESASFTKIEGRIHAWNVYGKAILTKFNVTTGEIASTPLMADINGDGKQEAIFGSNDGMLYAFNNDGMIPGYPKNLYQSIYSTPVYDSVSNILYATSFDGRLWAIGPDTTTKWIALDAFIAPTTCSPVVCDLNNDGRKEIIVCTGERKIYCIDDSGKVLWNRELDTIPFYSSPVIADIDMDSVPDIIMTLGNKIYGFNNLGSNLSGFPINTGASSDLWGAPVIGDINNDKKPELVIGTPDGVVIAYSNTGRILSGFPFATGGGIYCSPMLCDINEDSILDIFIGSDDGNLYGWSFEKYGNLQWPEFHLNRENNRILEWNYGSTPMAEDVFMKKELFIYPNPIISSGYVRYFSGNADEVDIKIINLAGRIVKEFNGKTGDNYQDVLLPELPFGVYICRVEVDIAGKKYTRFKKFAVAK